AACCAAATGTTCTTTCTTGAATGGTAGACTACAATGCACACTATGgtcttttgatatatatataaatatattttgcaGATTTGCGTATTGTTGTTGATTATCTGTGTAAAATGATTCTAAAAGGTTATTCATTTGATTGaagtgtgattttttttttctccagtttatgaaaaaaaaaaaaaaaagaacgaaaCGAAATGgaaaagaactaaaaaagatcttgaaaaaaaaaacctttgaaattcaaaagagcataaatgaagagaaagagaacaGACCAAGGGTTCTCTCTTGAATGGTAAACTACAACGCACTCTATGGTCTTctgatatatatattattgtgcATATTTGTGTATTGTTGTTGATTATCTATGTAAAAGGATTGTAAAAGGTTGTTGTTgattattcaaatatatttatatatttctatgcaATTTCAGGTTGGAAAACCGAGTAACGAGTCATATACTGCAACAATGGGAAATGAAACAAcattggacttcaaatcaaagttAGAAAAAATTGAGACATCGAGGAAAGATAATGATAAGGAGGCTTTGAAGGATGACCCACCTGATGCAACAATAGTTCATGTTTTCCCACATCAACTATCACCGAATATCTTTAAGCGAAGAAGAAAGGTAAAGAAATCTCATCTACTACAACACCTATTTACAGATCTCACAAAGAGAAGCAAGTTATAAATGAGTAAGATTGACATAACATCATCAATTTTTGATCCATTGCAGCCACCATCAATGGAGGCAAATGTGGATTATACAGATATATTAATGATGAGATTGAGGAAGAGTAAGTTATCTATAAtattgattcatttttttttttttatgtaatttatgaAGTTGACAAATGGTTTATTTCCTTATATGACATAAAGGTTTGAAGTGAACATCGAGTATACAGAGGTGGACCAAAAATGGTTTCAGAAAATAATACTTCCTGGAGAATGACTCAGTGACTCAGTTTGTAATTGTTGCCTACATTATTCAATAATATACAGAATTTGTTGGATTGCTAATTattattccttataattttcAGTATATTGATGTCactttatactttttttttggaaaaggagGATACTAAACTCTGATGTGTTTACACAAAAATTCACTATCACTGACACATTATTTTGGGTATGCATATTAGTGCATtttaactttgtttttaaagttatattCACCACTTTCgattattttttccttatgtAGCAAAAAGTAGATAGCTGCTGGAGGATGAATCAAAAGACATGGAATAAATACATTTTACCGGAAGAAGACATCCTCATCGATTATGCCATGGGTCTTTATCCTAGGCCTTCTTTGAAATGGTCTGAGGTTGATGTCATATATGTTCCTAGCAATCTAAGGAACACACATTGGGTACTGGGAGTTGTCCACCTTCGTAGTAGGAGGATTTACATTTATTACTCCTTAAAGTCAATTAACAACCCAATAGATTGAAAACACTCGTCACACCCATAGCAATGTTGTTACCACGTATCTTAAGTGCTACAAAATACTATGGGGAGAATGGTGACCCCAATAGTGAACGTGCATGGGACATTGAGAGATTGAACAACATtccacaacaaaaaaaatgagcaaATACAATATTTTCCATGCCAACACacatatttcattatatatacAATAATATTTAACATTGCTAACATCACATTTTTTGTGTTCATGCAGTGGTGATTGTGGtatgtttttttatcaaatttacaGAATACCTGATGCACAAGCATCCAATGGATGCACTAATAGGCGAGCGAATGGATTGGTTTCGTGAGAAAATGGTAGTGAagttatttttccataaaaaaactTCCTATGTGATCCTACTATTGTAAATGGATTGTAATTGGATAGTGGAAGATGTTTCTATGTAATgacattgaaattttttgtttagcaAATTCCTATGTTATAGCACGTATTTAAATAATTACATGTTTTTCATACATCCAAAGAAATGAATGgttgcaatttttttattgtttattttttataaatgtgaCTATGTATGATTGTtaacaaatttgaatttattgtaGTAAGCATAATAATAGAAACTTATATTTCAATATAgaactcatattttttttttctcaaacttaATGAGTGTTAAGTTACTTGTAAAAGAAACTTAACGCTAGTGCAGTTCAGGTGAACATCCTCAATTAAAACTTAACTTCTACtaagttatttattaaaaaaacttaacttcaGTTTAGTTTAGGACATTtgttttaattcaaacttaacGAGTGTTAAGTTACTTGTAACTTACACTTGACCCTAATGCAATTCAGGTGAGTATCCTCAATTAAAACTTAACTCTTACTatgttctttattaaaaaaaacttaactacGGTTAAGTTTAGGACATTTGTTTTAATTCCTACATGAGGAAAAACTTTTGCATAGCTTTTTCAATGTTGTTACGATGATCTGAAACCACCATGAGATCCAACATGGCTAATTGCTCTATGCAATTTTTTTAGGAACCATTCTCAAGAAGCATCATTTTCAGAATCACCAATTTCGAAACATAAAGAGTATATCTGATTGTTTCCATCCTTACATGCAGCAACAAACAAAGTTCCTAAATACTTTGCCTTCAAAAATGTTCCATCGATTGTAATGACAAGCCTTATTGATGTACGAAACCTAGAAATACATGCACCAAGAGCCATAAAAGAAATACTTAAATTGATTGTCGTGGTCAATAACTATATCAGTAATGGTGCCAGAATTTTTTTGCTCCAACACATAACAATAAGATGGTAAAACACTATAGGACTCATCTGGTGATCCTCTAATAGAACTTAGAGCAAATTCTCTAATTCTCCATGCCTTATCATAGCTTATCCTCACACCGAACTTGTTTCGAATATCAGCTACAATGTCTTTTGGGCGATATTGACGACCAACCCCTTGATATATTTCTCTTATGCTTTCACCAATCAACCAACTACTTGCATGACTATGATCATGGGATATCATATCCAAGCTACAAGTGTGTGTTGAATGATATTTCCTTATTTGAAATAGATCAGAATTTCCCAACTTGATTGCACGAAGTCGCCACTTGCATTCTTTATCAACACATCCAACAGATAATAACTTGGTCGAagattttaatgttttgaacTGAAACTTTCTTTTCAAAGCAATCATACACAACTTCTTCTATTATTCTTTCTTATTGGAGTATATTTGGTGCTCTTCCATGTAGTCATCACCAGTTTCACTATAACCAACTATAAATGGTTCTTCTATGCTCTTTTCTGCATGACTTTCATATTCCATTACTGCCTTTTCCATTacatcaattttcattacttggCTATCCTTGTTCGGGTTAACATTCATTCCACCATCTTCATCATCCTTGTTCATATTAAAGTAATTAGAATCAAAACAATTAAGTGGATCATAGCTCAACCTTGTTctattttcatcatcaaaacCACTCAAAGATTCACTACTATTTATGAATATCGGGTCCATATTGATTTCTTTCTCAACCCCAGATAAAGTATGAGAGCCAAAATCAATGTTGATGATTGATTCATACCCATGATTGCCACTTCTTTTCTCTATTGTGATACATAATGGAACTGTCAACTTACCATCAATAcaatttaaacgaatgaaaattttcatatccCCATCATCTCTTAGCTTTATAAGAGTGGATGGAAAATTGTCATTGAATACATACTTCATCGAAAGATTGTGCTCTGTTGGATTTACTTTCAAAATGTGACAAACAATCTTCAATAATTCTTCATATGTTGTAGTCTTCTTAAGTTCAATACCTTTACCTTGGCAACCTTCAAAGTAGTACATGTTTCCATTTTGCACCCAATCTTCTTCATACAAAAGCATTATTCTCACTTCATCGATCActgtaacaaaaataaataaataaataaattgaattatcgatgcaaaaaaataatattaaaatagtagTTATTTGGATAAGTAACTCAATCCCGCAAAGTTGTCGATTAACATGTTGAACTGTACTCAACTATCTtcaagttttatatataaagaactTAAAACTAGTTACGTCCAGTTTTTACATGTTAAATACGAACTTTACTCTTTTCATACtaatctttttaacaaaaaaatttcactcatgtttactctaaaaaaaaatttcactcatttttactctaaaattttcatttttttccctacaaCCAAATAATGTTGAGAATAGCAAAACtaaggtaatttttttccccaaatggGTTTATATACCTTCATTCGACCTCGccatatgtttttctttaaatctgCTTTGCTTCTATTACCTCAGTTTTGATGGTGGGTTGCAGTAATGGTGTATAGGGACGTACTCACAATGTTAGTGAGAGATATGCAGATAGATGTAGTACCGATGAGAAAGGCTAAAATGTTTTGCTTTTGGAGAGATATCATGTCCTTGGTGGGAGATCTTACTTTTCTCTGTTTCTTTACTCTTTTTTGCTTATCTTCACTCAATTTTATTGATGGGTTACAGAGATTGTGTATAGGGATGTACTCACAGTGTTGGTAGGAGAAATGTAGTATCAATGAGAGAGGTAAAACTAAAGTTTCCTACTTTTGGAGGGATATCATATATCTGGTAGAGATCTTATGTGTTTTTAGAGGGAaataaataagggtaaaaatgtcCAAATTAGGTCATCTCTCAAAACAATTAACTGGTGAagttacttttataattttacctTTATTTTAAGTCACCTATCCAAATAAccctattaaaaataaaataaaaattctaattaaaaaaattattaattcaaaatgaTGCAATGAATAtctacaaataaataaataaataaataaattgttaaaaaaataatatgccTATTGAATCCATATTTTataagcttaattttttttaaaaaaaattaataatttaacataaTATCAATGCtagttatcatttttttctttagtaagttactttatttaaaacatctttttaattattttatatactaataaatattcttaaattagggaggaaaaaaaaaaaaaaaagataaagaagtaGTGATGATAAATCatgatttttaaagaaagtTGGAAGAGGAAAGCATAGGGCTTGATTGCTTGAATCTACTGCTAGGTCAGACTGCAGAGAAAAGGACAGCAACTAGGACATAGATTAAGCTTGAAAATGGCGGATTCTCCACGTCATAATCTTCGCCAATCATTCTACAGTGACCATTACTTTAATTTACCCACcccagggaaaaaaaaaaaaagggagaagattCAGTCAACGGTCCAAAAATCAAACCATTCATTTCATCTGATAATTGTTTGACGGGAACACAAGACATCTCGATTACGGTTTCTGGTTCTAGGGTTTTCAAATGAAACAGAAggtgggtttagggttttttgtACTGCTCTCCGTTTTCTGTGCAGTTGATTCACAGTGCAGTCGCGGCTGTCATCTTGCTCTGGGCTCATACTATGTCTGGCAAGGTTCCAACCTCACTTTTATCTCTGGGCTATTCCAAACAACGATTTCTGAAATTCTCAGCTACAACTCACAAATCGCTAATCAAGATAGTGTTGAAGCCGATACCAGAATCCGCGTGCCTTACTCCTCATGTGATTGCATCAATGGAGAATTTCTGGGCAAAGTGTTCAACTACACGGTGCAGTCCGGTGATACGTACGATCTTGTTGCGGAGACATACTATTCAAATCTGACCACTTCGGCGTGGTTGCAGAACTTCAATAGCTATGACGCCAATCGAATTCCTGATACGGATGCTTATCTGAATGTGACTTTAAATTGTTCTTGTGGCAATAGCACCGTTTCCAAGGATTATGGGTTGTTCTTGTCCTACCCGCTTCGCCCAGAGGATAATTTGACTTCGGTTGCAGAGTCAGAGGGTTTGAATGCTTCCTTGTTGCAGAGTTACAATCCGGATTCGAATTTTAGTGCTGGGAGTGGGCTTGTTTACATTCCTACTAAAGGTGATTTCCTGTTTTGATTTGCAAGTTTGTTGATGCATAGTAGAATGGAACCTGGAAGCTATGATGTCAATGATAGTTTTGTTTGTATATCAATTGGAGCCATGAATGTTTTCGGAGTTGAGAAACTGAATGCCGGGTTTGTGGAATTCAGTTTAAATCAGCTCAAAAAATAATAGGGTTCACTAGGAACTTTCCATGATCCAGATTTGATTATAGTGTGGATTATTGAGTTTCCGTAAGTTTCGAATTTGGAACCGGCATTATTGTTAGATGCTTCATAATTGAGCGATGAACAGAAATGAGGGGTGTGCCTGGTGCGAGGCACAGTTTGGAATTTTTGTTAATATGGGTTTATGCAAATTTGAAGTCAGTTATGGATAATGGAGCAGCTCAGTATTTTGGGTGAGCTGGGTTGAACCACTGAAATGAACAACAAAATAAGTAGATTGCAAATTAGGTAGGTGCAGATCATGCCAGGAAACTTTATCCTTTTTTTCAGTTCAACATTTGAAATGATTGACACTCATTTTATCTTTGACACCATTTCAATATGTTCATGTGGTTTTTCCCCGGTCATTTAAAGACAGATCATGCAGGGGTATCAACAAAATATCGTGTTTTTACTTctactatcattttttttccttctttaataATTCTAGTGGTGATCCCATTTGTGATGGACACATGtttaaatattatagaaaatatcaataatttattttcatgtttcagTTCTAGATCCTAACAAAGGCAATTATCACAATATTGCAAAGTAACTAATTAAATTTGATGTGGTGGGAGTGATGCTAAGTTGTCATCATATGCTATAAATTGCTAGGATGTTGCCTCACTGattttatcaattaatttgCAGATACCAGTGGAAGCTATCGGGCCCTGAAATCCAGGTAACTTCTCTTACTACCACTTTGAAGTGCTCGCAAACTAACCTATAGTACTTGTTTCATCTCAGAACCTATTATAAATTTAACATCTATATCTGTTTTTTTACCCTTTTGCAGCACAGGTGATTTCCTCTTTTCTGCATACTGGTTCGGTGATGattgtcttcattttttattcttggaTAGATGTTAGATGATTACTTGGAAAGTTTAGTGCTACTCTAAGCTTTTGGTTTTCGTTTATATAAGCAGGATAGCAGGTGGTGTGATTGCTGGCATATCTATAGCAGCAGTAGTAGGAGTGCTGTTATTGACAGTTtgtatatatattggattttacAGAAAGAGGAAGATGAAGGAAGCAGCATTGCTTCCAACTGAAGAACAGTCTCTTCAACCTGGTCATGGTACTTGTTTCTTATTTGTCTCCCCTTTTTTGCcccttttgtttgtttgtttgtttgtttagttGTATCTGTAAATGAACAAGTACTTCATGGATATGCTTGGGCAATAATGCCTTTCAAGCTTTTATTCTAATTTCTATCTCTTGGGGAAGTACTATAGATCAACTTTAGAtaagttgataaattttatcCAACCATTTGATGCAGTTCCATTGTCTACGTAACTAGATGTCTCAAGTTTATTCTTAAGTTTATACTTgtgctcatttctttttcttcaaattttaatatatgttcaATTTGACATGGTGTAACTATCTGGTTATTTTCTTCTAATGCCTGGCTGATTTGTATCCTTTAATGGAATATGGTGATTTCACTGatgaatttttttcctctcttttggGTTTAGGTCCTGGAATTGCTTCAGATAAAGCTGTAGAATCAACAGGTCCTGCTTTTGGTTCTTCTGCAGGTCTTACAGGCATTACTGTGGACAAATCAGTGGAGTTCTCATATGAAGAACTTGCTAAGGCTactgataattttaatttggcTAATAAGATTGGTCAAGGTGGCTTTGGATCTGTTTACTATGCAGAGCTGAGGGGCGAGGTTTGTGGTGATGCCTGTTATCACTTGTCATAAAAGACAATGAATTCTAGGAGAAAAGTCATACATGCTATGCTATGCCAGTGGAATATTTTATGTTAGTTGTGTAGTTAGCTATCCGAGTTTCTTGCAATAAGAGCTCAACAGGTTTATACAAATTCAGTCCTACCCTATCATGTAGTGTTCTGTGATTTCAAATTAGACAATTGCAGGGGTCCTTCTAGATTAGAGAATATAAACAAGAATATATCATCTATTGGATTGGTAGCCATAAATAGCCCAGACAAAGATATAATGTGATGCTCAGAAATCTGGGTGGATGGGTCTTGCACCAGTAGCCAACAAGCATATTATTGAACACAACTTTGTTGAAGTATATTTGAGAGTTCCAAGTGATTACTGCTTTTAACATGCACATTGAATGCATGAAGATGACTTCACATTATGATGTGTTGGTAACTTCTGATGTTAAATATCCATATTTCTTCACTTGACACACAAGTATAATCATCATGTCATGTTCACTTCTGATGTTAAATGTCTATATTCCTTCTCCTCTGACACCTTCTCCCCTCCCCTCTCCCCCTCCTCACTCTTTAATGCAGAAAGCTGCAATCAAGAAGATGGATATGCAAGCATCAAGAGAATTTCTTGCTGAATTAAAAGTTTTGACACATGTGCATCACCTAAATTTGGTATTACACTTCCTTCTCTTAAAACAGTTGGATTTTTATGAAACAGCTTGATTTTATTTGTCCTTAAAAGAATTTAGTGCTGTTGTGATGCTTTATGTTAATCAATATCGCTTGAATTTTCACCAGCTTGTAGTTTGTAGTATCTTAGCATTATCACATTGTTAACTTCCTTTTGGATgtttttgtttatcttttatGATGTAGATGTACCCTCAAAATGTTGCATATTTATTATAATCATCACTTTATGTTGATCCTGGATTAAGTCTTTGAGTCCAAAGGTATGATAGTCAGCTTAATATGTCCTGGAATGAAACATGGCACCGACCATTCCCTTTACATCAATTTGATATCAggtatacacacacacacatacatatgcGGCTCTGTTTGAGTGctataatataagataaatatctAGTATTTGTTGCAGGGAAATATTTTGGTTGCTCAACTATCTCCATAGTTATTGTTGTGGGGTTATACAGTAACGGTGTGCTTTCCTTGCCTGAATGTCATTGGAAGGCCTGATTGTTGTTCACTTCAACAGTTATGTATCtctattaatatatattataatattgcAGGTGCGCTTGATTGGATATTGTGTTGAGGGTTCTCTTTTTCTAGTCTATGAATACATTGAGAATGGCAACTTAAGCCAACATTTGCGTGGCTCAGGTGGGAGTACAACATGTACATGATGAAAATCTTTTCTGGTAGTTCTGCATTCAAAGAAATCATAATGATCACTTTTATCTTTTTCCAGGAAGGGACCCATTGCAATGGTCTAGTAGGGTTCAAATTGCCCTTGATTCAGCAAGAGGTCTTGAATATATTCATGAGCATACTGTTCCTGTGTATATCCATCGTGATATTAAGTCAGCAAATATACTGATAGATAAGAATTTCCATGGAAAGGTTCAGCCAATTCCTCTACCCTTATTATCAGACATGTGAATTCTATGTTCACATTATTTTACTGAAAAATTTGTTTTGCAGGTTGCAGATTTTGGACTAACAAAATTGACTGAAGTTGGGAGTTCATCACTACCCACACGTCTTGTGGGTACATTTGGATACATGCCACCAGAGTAAGATggcttttgtttatttgttttgtgaaaGAATATTGAACTCAGTAATTATGATAGGTTTTGGGTGTTCTGGGAGATTGAAGTggcaacaaaaaacaatttgagCTCACTGGTTGATCATTCTGGACACTATTAATACATCTCCCCCACTACAAATTATGACCAATAGGAGCCTTGAAATCATGACTGTATCTCCAAACTTTCACCATATACCTAGCAGCAAGTGTGTAAACCTGCTGATAAGCTGGATTTAGTAACAAACCCATTAATGGCACCTAGTAACTTGccatataaaaatgaaatgttcTTATGAGAGCCTATGTTTAAGTTTCTGGGCAGGGAGTCCCTTTGAGATGaattggagtttgattttgttGTTCTGGGTCAGaataattgttaatttttaaataagtggACACATCAGGGAGGACAAATCTGGTAGCAATACATGGAAGAAAAGTATGGAAAGCAAAAGAACGTAGTAAAATAAAGTTAGAAATTTGTTTGGTGAAGTAAGAATGATTGGCCTGTGAAAACTTTAAGAGTATGTTTTATCAATGAGAAAACTTACAGGAAGAACTTAAGGGAAGAAATTGAGTTACGCATTCCCTTAGAAATGCTTTGAAACGTGACTTGTGGTTGTGGTTCTATTTGCATGTTTCTCCATTGTTTTTAGGTTGTTTCAAATTTCT
The window above is part of the Vitis riparia cultivar Riparia Gloire de Montpellier isolate 1030 chromosome 12, EGFV_Vit.rip_1.0, whole genome shotgun sequence genome. Proteins encoded here:
- the LOC117926977 gene encoding lysM domain receptor-like kinase 3, giving the protein MKQKVGLGFFVLLSVFCAVDSQCSRGCHLALGSYYVWQGSNLTFISGLFQTTISEILSYNSQIANQDSVEADTRIRVPYSSCDCINGEFLGKVFNYTVQSGDTYDLVAETYYSNLTTSAWLQNFNSYDANRIPDTDAYLNVTLNCSCGNSTVSKDYGLFLSYPLRPEDNLTSVAESEGLNASLLQSYNPDSNFSAGSGLVYIPTKDTSGSYRALKSRIAGGVIAGISIAAVVGVLLLTVCIYIGFYRKRKMKEAALLPTEEQSLQPGHGPGIASDKAVESTGPAFGSSAGLTGITVDKSVEFSYEELAKATDNFNLANKIGQGGFGSVYYAELRGEKAAIKKMDMQASREFLAELKVLTHVHHLNLVRLIGYCVEGSLFLVYEYIENGNLSQHLRGSGRDPLQWSSRVQIALDSARGLEYIHEHTVPVYIHRDIKSANILIDKNFHGKVADFGLTKLTEVGSSSLPTRLVGTFGYMPPEYAQYGDVSPKVDVYAFGVVLYELISAKEAVVKENGSVAESKGLVALFEDVLNKPDPREDLRKLVDPRLEDNYPLDSVRKMAQLAKACTQENPQLRPSMRTIVVALMTLSSSTEDWDVGSFYDNQALVNLMSGR